Proteins from a single region of Catenulispora acidiphila DSM 44928:
- the nirD gene encoding nitrite reductase small subunit NirD: MTTVELTREEVRADAWTAVCKYTDLEPGRGVAALVADEPVAVFRLSDGSLYAVGNVDPFCGASVISRGITGMRGDGTATVASPMYKDVFDLATGVALDTPEVRLPVFAVRRHRGVVWVAPDVTSEAGLDAELLTEATLAA; the protein is encoded by the coding sequence ATGACCACCGTGGAACTGACCCGCGAAGAAGTGCGGGCCGATGCCTGGACCGCCGTGTGCAAGTACACGGACCTGGAGCCCGGCCGCGGCGTCGCCGCCCTGGTCGCGGACGAGCCGGTGGCGGTGTTCCGGCTCAGCGACGGCTCGCTGTACGCGGTCGGCAACGTGGACCCCTTCTGCGGCGCCTCGGTCATCTCCCGCGGCATCACCGGCATGCGCGGCGACGGCACCGCGACCGTCGCCTCGCCGATGTACAAGGACGTCTTCGATCTGGCGACCGGGGTCGCGCTGGACACCCCGGAGGTCCGCCTGCCGGTCTTCGCGGTGCGCCGCCACCGGGGCGTGGTGTGGGTCGCCCCGGATGTCACATCGGAGGCGGGCCTGGATGCGGAACTCCTCACCGAGGCGACTCTGGCGGCTTGA